In Triticum urartu cultivar G1812 chromosome 6, Tu2.1, whole genome shotgun sequence, the following proteins share a genomic window:
- the LOC125514593 gene encoding uncharacterized protein LOC125514593: protein MLLFHKQLFSLRLPASPVIFSLRRALLSTSAATDAPPAPFAVDNYLVTTCGLTPEQALKAAKHISHCKSTSNADSVLAYLGGPTFRFSKADIAHVVARDPRILNCSVDNTLKARVATFRGYGLSEDHVRSFLRMAPGVFRSISIQEKLGFWLHFLGSPEKFIRILKRNYYLLTSDLERVVKPNIAVLLESGVSADDIAKMCVPNSRLLTSSPKTVMSILERADKLGVPRGSLMFKQAVTTTTGLGAETMAAKLKLFEEILGWSEAEVTNVVRINPTLLRISGEKLRRAKEFLTKVVGVDTRYILTRPSILMYSLKCRLVPRHYVMKALQEKGLIQKDQSFYTMITPSEKTFQRRHIDAHRHVLPGLAEAYAAACQGKLPTDVAV from the coding sequence aTGCTTCTCTTCCACAAGCAACTGTTCTCGCTCCGTCTCCCAGCTTCACCCGTGATCTTCTCTCTCCGTCGGGCCCTCTTATCCACCTCGGCGGCCACCGACGCCCCGCCGGCCCCATTCGCCGTCGACAACTACCTCGTCACCACCTGCGGCCTCACACCGGAGCAAGCCCTCAAGGCCGCCAAGCACATCTCCCACTGTAAGTCCACCTCCAACGCCGACTCCGTCCTCGCCTACCTCGGCGGCCCCACCTTCCGCTTCTCCAAGGCCGACATCGCCCACGTCGTCGCCCGCGACCCGCGGATCCTCAACTGCAGCGTCGACAACACCCTCAAGGCCCGCGTCGCCACCTTTCGCGGCTATGGCCTCTCCGAGGACCACGTCCGGTCCTTCCTCCGCATGGCCCCTGGCGTCTTCCGCTCCATCAGCATCCAGGAGAAGCTCGGGTTCTGGTTGCACTTCCTGGGTTCGCCGGAGAAGTTCATCCGCATCCTCAAGCGCAACTACTACCTCCTCACGTCGGACCTCGAGCGTGTAGTCAAGCCCAACATCGCGGTGCTACTGGAGAGTGGGGTAAGTGCCGACGATATTGCCAAGATGtgcgtgccaaactcgagattgCTCACCAGCAGCCCCAAGACCGTGATGTCCATCCTGGAGCGTGCAGATAAGCTCGGCGTGCCTCGCGGTTCGCTTATGTTCAAGCAGGCAGTGACCACGACGACGGGCCTTGGGGCCGAGACGATGGCAGCCAAGCTCAAGCTCTTCGAGGAGATTCTTGGGTGGTCTGAGGCTGAGGTGACCAACGTGGTGAGGATAAACCCAACGCTGCTGAGGATCTCTGGGGAGAAGCTTCGCCGTGCTAAGGAGTTCCTGACCAAGGTGGTCGGTGTTGACACTAGGTACATCCTTACCAGGCCCTCAATCCTGATGTACAGCCTGAAGTGCCGACTGGTTCCTCGGCATTATGTGATGAAGGCGCTACAGGAGAAAGGATTGATTCAGAAAGATCAGAGCTTCTACACGATGATCACGCCTAGTGAGAAGACGTTTCAGCGCAGGCATATAGATGCTCATAGGCATGTTCTTCCAGGCCTTGCTGAAGCCTACGCAGCTGCTTGCCAAGGGAAACTGCCAACTGATGTTGCGGTATGA